From Streptomyces sp. NBC_00683, one genomic window encodes:
- a CDS encoding DUF4232 domain-containing protein: MHAKTVRVGSLRQGLRGTLLGAVAVAALLGATACQASGGEDNAAPSASASAGESKSKSRELSGDSGTGTETGSGGSAGDATGDSGETGGGNGTDYQDCKATDLNTAVELQDPSGETPRHFLLTVTNGNKKPCVLNEAPLVRLGAGNDAPTVETLGEPDTEPVVVEGDGTAYAGLYVFGNDEGGEAEYDQSDRFTATLVAGEGTELNGTLIFDLPDGLSSVSYDDAARVNGWAGTEGLAMRAINQL; the protein is encoded by the coding sequence ATGCACGCGAAGACAGTGAGAGTCGGATCGCTACGTCAGGGCCTGCGCGGCACCCTCTTGGGAGCGGTGGCCGTCGCGGCGCTGCTGGGGGCTACCGCCTGCCAGGCCTCCGGGGGCGAGGACAACGCCGCCCCGTCGGCCTCCGCGTCGGCCGGGGAGAGCAAGTCGAAGAGTCGCGAGCTCTCGGGTGACTCCGGCACCGGCACCGAAACCGGCAGTGGTGGCTCGGCCGGCGACGCGACCGGGGACAGCGGCGAGACCGGCGGAGGCAACGGCACCGATTACCAGGACTGCAAGGCGACCGACCTCAACACCGCTGTCGAGCTGCAGGATCCGTCCGGGGAGACTCCCCGTCACTTCCTGCTGACCGTCACCAACGGCAACAAGAAGCCCTGTGTCCTCAACGAGGCACCGCTGGTGCGGCTCGGGGCCGGTAACGACGCCCCCACCGTCGAGACGCTCGGGGAGCCGGACACCGAGCCCGTCGTCGTCGAAGGAGACGGCACGGCCTACGCGGGCCTGTACGTCTTCGGCAACGACGAGGGCGGCGAGGCGGAGTATGACCAGTCCGACCGGTTCACCGCCACGCTGGTCGCCGGTGAAGGCACCGAACTCAACGGCACGCTCATCTTCGACCTGCCCGACGGCCTCTCCTCCGTCTCCTACGACGACGCGGCGCGGGTGAACGGTTGGGCCGGCACCGAGGGCCTGGCGATGCGCGCGATCAACCAGCTCTGA
- a CDS encoding serine/threonine-protein kinase yields the protein MSLRGGDPAEIGGYPLEARLGSGGMGTVFLARTSSGRPVAIKLIHQQFAGDDEFRTRFRQEVAAARRVSGAFTAAVVDAAPEAEQPWMATTYIEGHTLAQRIAADGPLDGAELRNLAIGLAEALRDIHRVGVVHRDLKPSNVVLSPEGPRVIDFGISRAVDQQTLTMTGRVIGTPPFMSPEQLQAPRGVGPRSDVFSLGTLLVYAATGHGPFDADSPYMTAYQVVHEEPSLGAVPAALRAVVESCLGKEPEGRPSADELLVLLRDLPTDLGGTDANGVGAGRTRDMITQHHFATPDTPAPTAPTTAPAGPDSASTGTPIGRRLRRRWRPVLAAAVAVAAIGGGVAALKAGSSGGNSDGDKGNTVAAPSAALPDGFEPWHRTVQGGSEDIPDELRCVARGDAVFCGGGGVVATRIRAMDGSRVWTAKSPGVPVQGMHLVGATDDTVLGYRFAAQDAPQDPPSEVVAIDANNGRELWSVPSGAQSTAVTGRTQDAVVIGSAVVTVDASNSRFEARDAHSGEVTWTTSFPAGTQCAPVPGGQQLFAMCATDAEVDALEVRHPTLSTVDRASGTLGRPIAVDGPAVPVGVADDRLVLLQEHMEGPALTGYDGVARVDPASRKVTYSRLARTYAGTPGMVDGIVYVSGQTGLITALDPATGRKKWSRQTGVEGASGPAAGAGALYFSSATGRVVALSPNDGTALWTTDPQADGLTGEQGASPRVSVAGGAVIVAAARNTLFAFDAQKPPKPS from the coding sequence GTGTCGCTGCGCGGAGGTGATCCAGCCGAGATCGGCGGTTATCCACTTGAGGCACGGCTCGGCTCGGGTGGCATGGGCACGGTCTTCCTGGCCCGTACGAGTTCGGGGCGACCTGTCGCGATCAAACTGATCCACCAGCAGTTCGCGGGGGACGACGAGTTCCGCACGCGCTTCCGGCAGGAAGTCGCGGCCGCGAGGCGGGTGAGCGGCGCGTTCACCGCCGCAGTGGTCGACGCCGCGCCCGAGGCCGAGCAGCCGTGGATGGCGACGACCTATATCGAGGGGCACACGCTCGCCCAGCGCATCGCCGCGGATGGCCCGCTGGACGGAGCCGAGCTCAGGAACCTCGCCATCGGGCTGGCGGAAGCACTGCGTGACATCCACCGGGTGGGGGTCGTCCACCGCGACCTGAAGCCCTCGAACGTCGTGCTCTCGCCCGAGGGCCCGCGCGTCATCGACTTCGGCATTTCGCGCGCCGTGGACCAGCAGACGCTGACGATGACAGGGCGTGTCATCGGTACGCCGCCCTTCATGTCGCCCGAGCAGTTGCAGGCGCCGCGTGGTGTGGGGCCGCGGTCGGACGTCTTCTCGCTGGGAACACTGCTGGTGTACGCAGCGACGGGCCACGGGCCCTTCGACGCGGACAGCCCTTACATGACGGCCTATCAGGTGGTGCACGAGGAGCCGTCGCTGGGTGCGGTGCCGGCGGCCTTGCGCGCGGTCGTCGAGTCCTGCCTGGGCAAGGAGCCCGAGGGGCGCCCCTCGGCGGACGAACTCCTCGTGCTGCTGCGGGATCTGCCGACCGACCTCGGCGGGACCGACGCGAACGGCGTCGGCGCTGGCCGCACCCGCGACATGATCACCCAGCATCACTTCGCGACGCCGGACACCCCGGCGCCGACCGCCCCGACCACCGCCCCGGCCGGCCCCGACTCAGCGAGCACCGGCACCCCCATCGGCCGCCGTCTGCGTCGCCGGTGGCGTCCTGTGCTCGCGGCCGCGGTCGCCGTGGCAGCGATCGGCGGGGGAGTCGCCGCGCTGAAGGCGGGCAGCTCCGGGGGGAACAGCGACGGCGACAAGGGCAACACCGTTGCGGCGCCGAGCGCCGCACTGCCGGACGGCTTCGAGCCGTGGCACAGGACTGTGCAGGGCGGTAGCGAGGACATTCCCGACGAGCTGCGTTGCGTCGCGCGCGGCGACGCGGTGTTCTGCGGGGGCGGCGGTGTTGTCGCGACCCGAATCAGGGCCATGGACGGATCGCGGGTGTGGACGGCGAAGAGCCCGGGCGTCCCCGTCCAGGGCATGCACCTGGTGGGCGCCACCGACGACACGGTGCTCGGTTACCGCTTCGCCGCCCAGGACGCGCCGCAGGACCCTCCCAGCGAGGTGGTGGCCATCGACGCGAACAACGGCCGGGAGCTGTGGTCCGTGCCGTCCGGCGCCCAGTCGACGGCCGTCACGGGTCGGACCCAGGACGCCGTTGTGATCGGCTCGGCCGTCGTGACGGTCGACGCTTCCAACTCCCGCTTCGAGGCCCGGGACGCTCACAGCGGTGAGGTCACCTGGACGACGTCGTTCCCCGCGGGAACGCAGTGCGCTCCCGTCCCGGGGGGCCAACAGCTCTTCGCGATGTGCGCGACGGATGCGGAGGTGGATGCCTTGGAGGTGCGCCACCCGACCCTTTCCACGGTGGACCGCGCCTCGGGGACCCTGGGCAGGCCCATCGCGGTCGACGGTCCCGCCGTGCCGGTGGGTGTCGCCGACGACAGGCTCGTACTCCTTCAGGAGCACATGGAGGGACCGGCGCTGACCGGCTACGACGGGGTGGCGCGGGTCGACCCGGCCTCGCGGAAGGTCACGTACTCCCGACTGGCCAGGACGTACGCGGGGACGCCCGGCATGGTGGACGGCATCGTCTACGTGAGCGGGCAGACGGGACTCATCACGGCACTCGACCCCGCGACCGGCCGGAAGAAGTGGTCGCGGCAGACGGGCGTGGAGGGCGCGTCGGGCCCCGCGGCGGGAGCCGGCGCCCTGTATTTCAGCTCGGCCACCGGCCGGGTGGTCGCGTTGTCCCCGAACGACGGCACGGCGCTGTGGACGACAGATCCGCAGGCCGATGGTCTGACGGGCGAGCAGGGCGCGAGCCCGCGCGTGTCCGTTGCGGGGGGTGCGGTGATCGTGGCCGCGGCCAGGAACACTCTCTTCGCTTTCGACGCGCAGAAGCCGCCGAAGCCGAGCTGA
- a CDS encoding VOC family protein has product MTADSRNILARGRVATRLPAQDLDRARRFYAERLGLEPVDERPGGLLYRCGETEFALFESAGAAPGTFTQMGWQVDDVETIVAELKQRGVMFEEVDLPGLRTKDGIADIDGNYPSKGARGERAAWFRDSEGNLLGIGEPVA; this is encoded by the coding sequence ATGACCGCGGACAGCAGGAACATTCTGGCCCGGGGACGCGTGGCGACCCGGCTGCCGGCCCAGGACCTGGACCGGGCACGGCGTTTCTACGCCGAGCGGCTCGGTCTGGAACCCGTCGACGAACGGCCCGGTGGGCTGCTGTACCGGTGCGGAGAAACGGAGTTCGCCCTGTTCGAGTCGGCGGGAGCCGCGCCCGGCACCTTCACCCAGATGGGATGGCAGGTCGACGACGTGGAGACGATCGTGGCGGAACTCAAGCAACGCGGCGTGATGTTCGAAGAGGTCGACCTGCCCGGCCTCCGGACGAAGGACGGGATCGCCGATATCGACGGGAACTACCCGAGCAAGGGCGCACGGGGAGAACGCGCCGCCTGGTTCCGTGACAGCGAGGGAAACCTGCTCGGCATCGGCGAGCCGGTCGCCTGA